A part of Puntigrus tetrazona isolate hp1 chromosome 21, ASM1883169v1, whole genome shotgun sequence genomic DNA contains:
- the LOC122326537 gene encoding rho GTPase-activating protein 26-like isoform X3, whose amino-acid sequence MIENASDVLILPLERFRKEQIGAAKEAKKKYDKETEKYCTVLEKHLSLSAKKKEAHLHEADNQVDIVRQHFYEVSLEYVFKVQEVQERKMFEFVEPLLAFLQGLFTYYHHGYELAKDFNHFKTDLTISIQNTRNRFESTRSEVECLMKKMKENPHEHKSISPNTMEGYLFVQEKRSFVSTWVKYYCIYHREPKRMTMLLFDQKSGAKNDEESFTLKSCTRRKTDSIEKRFCFDIEAVDRPGVITMQALSEEDRRLWMEAMDGREPVYTLNRDSQNEAMAQLDVIGFNVVKKFIYAVETRGIDEQGLYRIVGVNSRVQKLLSLAMDPKTCADVELDSTEWEIKTITSAIKHYLRMLPAPLMTYQYQRSFIKAAKLDNPEARVAEIHSIVHRLPEKNRQMLELLTKHLAKVASHHQHNLMTVANLGVVFGPTLLRPQEETVAAIMDIKFQNIVIEILIENHERIFKDMPVSGGGQGNSQLNLPRRRSTDSKAPSCSERPLTLFHTPSFSEKDKAEKRNSVVVNSSADSPSVNCNSTLSWTRLNSLPTGDGDQDGLQLSKQSRPNSLQNSKVRSTVSTSPASPSPTSPRSPSWPMFSAPSSPQLASSTSSESSPVSAPPRKARALYACKAEHDSELSFIAGTIFENVHPSREPGWLEGTLDGKTGLIPENYVEFV is encoded by the exons ATG ATTGAAAATGCCAGCGATGTGTTGATTTTGCCACTGGAGCGCTTCAGGAAGGAGCAGATCGGAGCTGCAAAG GAGGCCAAAAAGAAATATGATAAAGAGACGGAGAAGTACTGCACAGTGTTGGAAAAACACCTCAGTCTGTCTGCAAAGAAAAAGGAAGCGCATCTTCACGAG gcaGATAACCAGGTGGACATCGTAAGGCAGCACTTCTATGAGGTCTCGCTGGAGTATGTCTTCAAAGTGCAGGAAGTTCAGGAGAGGAAGATGTTTGAGTTTGTGGAGCCG TTGCTGGCTTTTCTACAGGGTCTGTTTACATATTATCATCATGGGTACGAACTGGCCAAAGACTTCAACCATTTCAAGACAGACCTAACGATCAGCATTCAAAAC ACGCGGAACCGGTTCGAGAGCACTCGTTCTGAGGTGGAATGTTtgatgaagaagatgaaggaAAACCCGCATGAACATAAGAGCATCAGTCCGAACACAATGGAGGGATACCTGTTTGTGCAAGAAAAAC GTTCCTTCGTGTCCACGTGGGTGAAGTACTACTGCATCTATCACAGAGAGCCCAAACGCATGACCATGTTGCTGTTCGATCAGAAGTCTGGGGCCAAAAAT gaCGAGGAAAGCTTTACGTTGAAATCTTGCACCAGAAGGAAAACGGACTCCATCGAGAAGAGGTTCTGTTTTGACATCGAAGCCGTGGACCG GCCTGGCGTGATCACCATGCAGGCGTTGTCGGAGGAAGACCGCAGACTCTGGATGGAAGCCATGGACGGAAGGGAACCG GTATACACCCTCAATCGTGACAGCCAGAATGAAGCTA tGGCGCAATTAGACGTCATCGGCTTCAACGTTGTCAAAAAATTCATCTATGCCGTAGAAACCAGAG GTATTGATGAACAGGGGCTGTACAGGATCGTCGGTGTCAACTCCAGAGTGCAGAAACTACTCAGCCTGGCCATGG ACCCCAAAACCTGTGCAGATGTGGAGCTGGACAGCACAGAATGGGAGATCAAGACCATCACCAGTGCAATAAAGCATTATCTCAG GATGCTGCCGGCCCCTCTCATGACGTATCAGTACCAGAGAAGCTTCATCAAAGCAGCCA AACTGGACAATCCCGAAGCGAGGGTGGCAGAGATCCACTCCATAGTGCACCGTCTCCCGGAGAAGAACCGCCAGATGCTGGAGCTTCTCACGAAACACTTGGCCAA AGTGGCCAGTCACCACCAGCACAATTTGATGACGGTTGCTAACCTCGGCGTAGTGTTCGGCCCTACGCTCTTGAGGCCTCAGGAAGAGACCGTCGCTGCAATCATGGACATCAAGTTCCAGAACATTGTGATAGAGATCCTGATCGAGAACCACGAGCGG ATTTTCAAAGACATGCCGGTGTCTGGAGGAGGGCAGGGCAACTCCCAGCTCAACCTGCCCAGACGGAGAAGCACAGACAGCAAGGCCCCGTCCTGCAGCGAAAGACCCCTCACGCTTTTCCACACCCCctcattttcagaaaaagaCAAAG CGGAGAAGAGGAACAGTGTGGTTGTAAACTCCAGTGCAGATTCGCCATCAGTAAATTGCAACAGCACACTCAGCTGGACTCGACTCAACAGCCTGCCCACCGGAGACGGAGACCAAGATGGGCTTCAGCTGTCCAAGCAGAGTCGGCCAAATTCACT TCAAAATTCAAAGGTTCGCAGCACTGTGTCGACGAG cCCGGCTTCACCCAGTCCCACCTCACCGCGCTCCCCCTCGTGGCCGATGTTCTCTGCCCCCTCCAGCCCCCAGCTGGCCTCCAGCACCTCCAGCGAATCCTCCCCCGTCAG TGCTCCGCCACGAAAGGCACGTGCACTGTACGCCTGCAAGGCTGAACATGACTCCGAGCTGTCCTTTATCGCAGGCACCATATTCGAGAACG TTCATCCGTCGAGAGAACCAGGCTGGCTGGAGGGCACCTTGGACGGGAAGACGGGGTTAATTCCAGAGAACTATGTGGAGTTTGTCTAG